A genome region from Mycolicibacterium litorale includes the following:
- a CDS encoding aldo/keto reductase: protein MSLTLDTYRLLGRSGVRVSPLALGTATFGTDWGWGVDRDEAREVFDFYVDRGGNFIDTAATYTNGSSERLLGEFTRDIRENLVLATKYTTLRHPGNPNSGGSSRKSLFASVEASLRQLRTDYIDLLFLHVWDFSTPAEEILRGLDDLVRQGKVLYVGVSNAPAWQVSRLQTIADLRGWSPLVALQIEHSLIERTGERDLIPMAREMGLGVTPYSPLAGGILTGKYSRADLTATSLASEGSTRGSFNVALGTVTERNLAIADVVKEVATELGYTPAQVGLAWVLRNPDVTAPVIGARTPAQVEENLGALEVDLADSQVERLNQASAIELGYPHDMLASDHIRKVTAGDLQIETRR, encoded by the coding sequence ATGTCGCTCACTTTGGACACCTACCGGTTACTGGGCCGCTCCGGAGTGCGGGTCTCGCCGCTGGCACTGGGCACCGCCACCTTCGGCACCGATTGGGGCTGGGGCGTCGATCGGGACGAAGCCCGCGAGGTGTTTGACTTTTACGTCGACCGCGGCGGAAACTTCATCGACACTGCCGCGACCTACACCAACGGAAGCTCTGAGCGTCTGCTCGGTGAATTCACTCGGGATATCCGCGAAAACCTGGTGCTGGCGACCAAATACACGACACTGCGTCATCCCGGCAATCCGAACTCCGGGGGTTCATCCCGCAAGAGTCTGTTCGCATCGGTCGAAGCCAGTCTGCGGCAGTTGCGCACCGACTACATCGACCTGCTCTTCCTGCACGTGTGGGATTTCTCGACCCCGGCCGAGGAGATCCTGCGTGGCTTGGACGATCTGGTGCGGCAGGGCAAGGTTCTGTACGTGGGGGTCTCCAACGCCCCAGCCTGGCAGGTGTCACGTCTGCAGACGATCGCTGATCTTCGCGGCTGGTCGCCGTTGGTCGCGCTGCAGATCGAGCACAGCCTGATCGAACGTACCGGGGAACGTGACTTGATCCCGATGGCGCGCGAGATGGGTCTTGGGGTGACTCCGTACTCACCGCTGGCCGGCGGGATTCTCACGGGCAAGTACAGCCGCGCCGATCTCACCGCAACCAGCCTCGCGTCCGAGGGCAGCACCCGCGGGAGCTTCAACGTCGCCTTAGGCACGGTCACCGAACGTAACCTCGCCATCGCCGACGTCGTGAAGGAAGTCGCCACGGAGCTGGGCTACACTCCCGCCCAGGTGGGGCTGGCCTGGGTCCTGCGGAATCCGGACGTGACGGCACCGGTCATCGGCGCCCGCACCCCCGCGCAGGTGGAAGAGAATCTCGGCGCGCTGGAGGTCGACCTGGCCGACTCCCAAGTGGAGCGGCTCAATCAGGCCAGTGCGATCGAACTCGGCTACCCCCACGACATGCTCGCCAGTGACCACATCCGGAAGGTGACCGCCGGTGACCTCCAGATCGAAACCCGGCGCTGA